Genomic DNA from Candidatus Sericytochromatia bacterium:
AAGTAGGCCGAGACACGGTCATGGGCCTCCTCCGCGAACTGGGCGGCCTTCTGGGCGATCGCCTCGTAGCCCTCCGGGTAGTGGACGTGGAAGTGCGGCGTGTCCAGGGTGTGCATGCGGATGTTGGGGTCGAGCGTGGCCGCCTGCCCCGGCGCGGCCAGCCAGGCGGCCCAGCCCAGGACCAGGCCGGCGAACCCGTTCAGCAGGCGCTGGGGCGCCCCGGCTCCGAATCTTTGCGTGCGTCTCGATGACCATCCCACATCCCCATGTTGCCCACCCGGCGGGGCCGCTTACCAGCTCGCCTGGAGGAACCTCGCACTGTCGTTTGGTTTACATTCCTTCACAAAAGACCTACCATGACCTCAGGACCATGCGACAAGACAGAGAAGGCAAAACAAGCCACCTCTTGCGCTGCGGGGCTGTTGCGATCGCCTACCTGGCGCTGGCGGCAGTCGGCAACAGTCTGGCGCTGCCGAGCAACCCGATTGCCGGCATCTGGCTACCGGCCGGCCTGTCCCTGGCGGCGGTGCTGCGTTTCGGCGTGGGCATCTGGCCGGCCATCATGGTCGCGGCCACCCTCGACGCCCTCCACTACATGGGCGGGGGCACGCCCGACGCGATGGGCTGGCCGACTCGCCTGGGGGCAAGCCTGGTGGTGGGCACGGGCGCCACCTTGCAGGCCCTGCTGGGTGCCTGGATGGTCCGCCGACGGGGCTTTCGCCCCCAGCTCGCTCGTGTCGAGGACGTCTTTTCGCTGCTGGTGCTGGGCGGGTTGGTGGCCTGCACCGTGAACGCCTCACTGGGAACGGCCATGCTCACCTGGGCAGGCTCGGAGGCGGCCGCCGACTGGCAACAAAACTGGCTGAACTGGTGGCTTTCGGACACCGTGGGCGTCATGACGATCGCGCCCCTATGCTTCCTTTTCTCGTTGCCTCAACACCGCTTGGAGGACACGAGCCTGGCCGAACGAGCGCTGTGGGGGGTGGGCATGGTCGCCGTGGCCACGATCAATGTCGAGCCGGGCGCCCCCTTGCCGTTTCTGTTCGTGCCCCTGCTGGTGTGGGCGCCGCTGCGCCTGGGCCCGCGCGTGACCGTGACGGCGCTGGCCACGCTGGCCGTCTTCGCCGTCTTTGCCACCCACTTTGGCATGGGCCCCTTCGTCAAGCCCACGCGCATGGAATCGCTGTTGTTGCTGCACCGCTTCCTGGCCTCGATCTGCCTGCCGACCCTGGTGCTGATGGCGGCCCTGTCCTCGCGCCAGCGCATCGAGGATGAGCTGCGCGCCGCCTCGTCGCTGCTTGGCAGCGTGGTCGACAACATTCCCGACCTGGTCTTTCTCAAGGAGGCACCCTCGCTGCGCTACGCCCTGGTCAATCGGGCACTCACCCAGATCGCCCAGCGCCCGCGGGAGCTCTGGCTCGGCCGAAGCGATGCGGACCTGTTCCAGGCGCCGGAGGTGGAAGCTTGGCAGGCCACGGACCGCCAGACGCTGGAAAATCGCCAGCTGGTCGAGCTGCCCCAAGAGACCTGGCAGACCCCGACCGGGGCGCGTCATTTCCGCACCAAGAAGGTGCCCGTGCTGGACGCGAACGGACACGTGACCCACCTGCTCGGCATCTCCTCCGACATCACCGAGTTGAAGGCGGCGGAGGCCCACATCCAGGCCCTGAATGCCCAGCTGGCCGCGCAGGTGGAGCATCTGCGCACCGCCAACATGCGCCTGCGGGAACTCGATACCCTGAAAAGCAATTTCGTCAGTTCGGTCTCACACGAGCTGCGCACTCCACTGACCTCGATCAAGGGCTATGCCGAATTCCTCGAAGACGGTCTGGCGGGGGCCTTGACGCCGGAACAGCAGGCCTTTTTGAGTCAGATCCAGAGCAGCACCACGCGCCTGGAGCGGCTGGTCGACGACCTGCTCGATTTCGCGCGCATGGACGCCGGCACCTTCAGCCTGCGGCTGGACACCGTCGACCTGCGCCACACGCTGGCACGCGCGGCCGAGAGCCTGCAGCCGCTGATCGGCGAGGCCCGCCTGAGCCTGGAAACGCAGGCACCTGATACTCCGCTGCTGGTCCGCATGGACGCCCAGCGCATCGAGCAGGTGCTGATCAACCTGCTCAACAACGCCGTCAAGTTCACCCCGCCCGGCGGGAAGATCCGGATCGAACTCCGGCAAGAGAATACCCAGGCCCGCTGCGAGGTCTCCGACACCGGCCCCGGAGTGGCCGAGGCCGATCTGCCGCGCCTGTTCCGTCGCT
This window encodes:
- a CDS encoding MASE1 domain-containing protein; translated protein: MRQDREGKTSHLLRCGAVAIAYLALAAVGNSLALPSNPIAGIWLPAGLSLAAVLRFGVGIWPAIMVAATLDALHYMGGGTPDAMGWPTRLGASLVVGTGATLQALLGAWMVRRRGFRPQLARVEDVFSLLVLGGLVACTVNASLGTAMLTWAGSEAAADWQQNWLNWWLSDTVGVMTIAPLCFLFSLPQHRLEDTSLAERALWGVGMVAVATINVEPGAPLPFLFVPLLVWAPLRLGPRVTVTALATLAVFAVFATHFGMGPFVKPTRMESLLLLHRFLASICLPTLVLMAALSSRQRIEDELRAASSLLGSVVDNIPDLVFLKEAPSLRYALVNRALTQIAQRPRELWLGRSDADLFQAPEVEAWQATDRQTLENRQLVELPQETWQTPTGARHFRTKKVPVLDANGHVTHLLGISSDITELKAAEAHIQALNAQLAAQVEHLRTANMRLRELDTLKSNFVSSVSHELRTPLTSIKGYAEFLEDGLAGALTPEQQAFLSQIQSSTTRLERLVDDLLDFARMDAGTFSLRLDTVDLRHTLARAAESLQPLIGEARLSLETQAPDTPLLVRMDAQRIEQVLINLLNNAVKFTPPGGKIRIELRQENTQARCEVSDTGPGVAEADLPRLFRRFSQIDGRGIGTGLGLSISQALVVAHGGEMGVRSELGQGSTFWFNLPLAGPSLPPEPSPHGGDA